A segment of the Aptenodytes patagonicus chromosome 3, bAptPat1.pri.cur, whole genome shotgun sequence genome:
GTCTTTTTGCATTCTAGTtttaagtttgggggtttttcttgtttgttttaaaaacttacaGGTCCTTTCATCCCAGCTTTTTGCACTGCGTTTTCTGAACATTTTCCAGCTGACCTTTTCTTACTGTCGTCTTTCCCTTTGGTACAAGACGGCCGAGGTAAGCTTTCCGTTCCTTTTTGTAATGGCCGTACCGGTTTTAAGTCTTCCCTCGCAGATTTCCGAGATTCCTCTAAGCAGcaattttacacagaaaacaattagaaagaatagaaatatataaaataaaataaaaaataaatcggTGTTTCTTCCAATATCCAGATGTCTCTTCTGAAGAAAcggaaaacataaaaaaaaaaaaatcacatttctccCCTTCttattaataaaactttttttcaaaaaacatagATGTTGTATTTGCACtatgaaagcaattaaataatGCTTTACATCATAAGTACCTCTCGTGCAATGAATTATAAACTGTCAAATGCTTGGAACGTGACTTCATATTCAGTGTTCCAACAGTCAGTTCATACCGAGATTGTACCTTCAATTTCCATCTTGGCAAGGCGAGCCGGTAATCGGCACCTGATTAGGTGCACTTTAGCCAACTCTAAGTACAAGTGTACTGGTTCAGCTTTCAGCTTCAGAGAAAAGGGTCGGAAAACACCGTATTTAAGTGAACTTGTACGGGGGGGGGAAGTGAAGCGAAGCTCAAGAGGTGCAAAGCATTACACCGACACAGCTCAGTTACCCCTCCCCAGAACCAGCTCTGCCCCAGCGTGAGGACACCGTGGGAACCCAGCAGGCCTCTGACCCTGGCGGGGCTCAGAGCCCCAGAGGGGCTGGCTGCTGGGTGCCAGGGGAGCTCCGGGCAGCCATAGCGCAAACAAGGCCCGGGCAACTTCTGGTGTCTTCCTATCAAGTCCTTCACCTTGTGCAAGGTCAGTCCTGCACGATACCCTGTTCACCTCTTGCTTTTTTCTTGGACAAATGCCGCCTGTGCTGACAAAGAAAAGGAACCCTGTACTGATTCCAGCTGCGCCTTTCCTATCTCCGCAGGTACCAAGGTTAGTTTTGCCTTGCATCCCGCTGAACTCCATGGTGTCTGAGGTGGCATCACGGCTACCGACGTCGGAGGCAAAGCCCCTCCAGTCACCGGACTGCAGAGCAGGGTATGTTTGCAGAACTTTACTAAGACTCGACTTGACCTACAACTACTCCCGAGTAAGGTAAGTTGCTGCTCCTACTATACATTTATTAAAACTGAAGAGGCTTTTGACTGTTTTATAATATGCCTGAAAATACAGGTAGTGAAATACAGATTTTACTGTGTTCGGTCGGTTTGAGTCTATCCATAATATCCAAGTTGATACACGGAACTGAATGTAGCTGAGTATAATTCTACAGTGCTGGACTATGGATTTTTGCTGTAATGCTGAGAAATAACTTGCATGACTATTAAGGTATGAGTACTCTCCTTGGTCTCTACCGGACAGATGGCAAAGCTAGCTCCACCGAAGCCAGCGCAGGGTGAACACCACTCAATGGTTTCTTGAAGTTAGAGCAAGTAATATACGTTTAGCTCTTCAACATTGCTGCTTTCTTTAGTACAGAAAATTCCAAGACACGTAATTGTGAAAAGGTAGGGAGAAAAGCAAGGGAGAGGAAATGTTATTCAAAGTATGGAAAACAAACCAGGacagaaatgtaaaacaaagGTCAAGCTGAAGAATTTGCATTTCCCTGAAATATGACTGCTGGAAGTCTTGACGCTCCAAAGAATGTCTTTCTGTGATGGATAAAAGTTCTTAGAGGCACTGTGAGAGGTCAGAGTtaaaactgctggaaaaaatcCTCAGGCTATAGCTGTCCTATTAAAAGGTGGCGGGCGGGGGGGAGCAAAAAACACACGCTGCATGCCAAATACCTACCCCCATCACCAAGACGATGATTAAGGAAAGCTAATTACCAGAAAGCAGTTCTTTGAAACGTGTTGGGTGTATGTAAATTTACACTGTTGCTGTCCGTACCACAAACACTCGAGCTGGAGATGTTTGTGTCTTAGCAGTACCTGCAGATGTGATCATAGGACCCTCAGTGTCACTTAACCCATGAACCTGAAAAGATActgagaagagaagggaaggagggtggATAGTGAACGTACAAATAGACAACGCAGCTCAAAGAATTACAGTTACTGGTACGTAACCGTTTTTCTCCTCCGAGAACTTGCCTATATGTACACTCACACTGTGGGCGACTAAGCAACGTTCTTTTCCATGTGGACGATTACTTCAGAATTTTCTCAAAATACAAGCAACCGGGACCACTCCAGCAGATGCCGCGTCCTTCTTATCCGCGCCATGCACACAGCTCGGTGCAAACACGAGAGCAACTTTTGAAGTAGCTGCCCTGCAGGCATCCGGAAAGGGAAGCGTTCTCCAAGAATGCTGGAAAGGTCACTTGCACTCCAAGATGTTGAGCATGACCTTTACTATGAAATTCCCCCTTCTGATCTCTCCGTACCGCAACAAGGTGGGCGGTCAAAGTACAGGAGGAATGATTTTGCAAGCTTATTCTGTAAACttacatatgtacatatgtaaGGGGCTCACCAatgtgaaattaagaaaattaaggcAACGACCATTAAATTTGAATTCATTATACAGTGGAAAACTTTAAGGGGTCTACAAACTGAAATCTTGGGTCTCAAGGTGAAGGGGAAATAGCAAAAGATAATAAATCCACTGTGTATCTGAGGCAAGAGAAATGTATGCCAGACTGGAGGGAATGAAAAACGAAGGAAAGAAAGTTCTTCCTTTTCCCAACTCCGAGAACTGGGTTCGTGCAAGGGCCATGTTGCCAAGGCAGCCGATACTCCCTAGGTATGGGATTTGTCCCCATGCTCGGGTTGAGACACGCAAGCTGTCCTGTTCCTCAGTAACGCAACCCTATGAGTGAGAACATGGAGCCGGGATCTGAGCACAGGTCTGGTGGGCTGTGGGGGTCAGGGACCAACCGAGGTGAGAGAAGAGCAGCTCTTATGCCACTTAAGGGTCACTCACGGACTGTTAGTGAAAAGTTCTTGCTGTTTCCCTTCCCAGAGTCGTATCTGGCACCAAGAGGAAGCAAGTCAAGCAGAGGATATGATCCCATTATCAGAGATGAACCTTGAGTTGGGAGCCCGTGTTTTGGAAGCAGGCAACAACAGGCTGGTCTGGAGGCCAGTCCTCAGTTCTGTGTGAGAAAGGGGTCTGGAGGAAGATGATTCCCAGTACAGATTCTCCTTGATTTTTGCCACCACCCAAAACCACTTTTTGAAAAGGTGATACCGGAGGATAAACTGTGACAAACTTTCTCAGTAGCCTCTCTGGACAGCTATGCTGCCACAAGATGCCAGTTCCACAAGGATGAAGATTTCCAAGGAGCTAAACGTTTTGTAGACCTGTCTCTTCTTTGGCATTTAAAGAGCATGGGAATGCTCAGCACCAGCTGAGCAGGCACTTGGACAGCACAGAAGAAGGGCTGCACTCAGTGCCGAGAAGTCTTGACTCCTGAGCTCCCAGATCTCCTGTCTCTCAAGCACAGGATTAAGTCTTGCAGACAGAATATTTGCTAGGAATGTGCCTTCCTCCTGAAACAGGAAAACAGCCACTGCAGGGTAGACACAGTTTAGTGTGTCTTTAGCGGCATTGCAAGGTGGCACAACTGTGCAAAAAGAAGAGGAGTAAAAGCAGgctgggagaagagaagaaagcaagtatACCCGCATACTTCTGAGggtggaagggagagaagagttCGAACAAATGTAACAAAACCTCAGCACAAGGACAGAAGggataaaagggggaaaaaaaaaaaaagatatttaaaaggtCAGTGATACaatttattctttgtttcctaATGTGAAAGACACTAACTCATTTTAAAAGAACAGGGGGTCCTACAACCACTTCATCTGTTAATGGCCatcaaatgaaaaagcaaggagCAAGTACGCCCCAAAGGTACTACCAAGGCTAAAAGTATCCAGCTCAAGTGTCTGTGATACGAAAACTTTCAGCGTGAATGCATACAAAGAACAAGTACTAGACACAGGAAAAATGTAACTGAAGACAGCGCAGACTATTATTTCCCAAAGTTGGAATTATATTCTTGGAAGTGACCTTAGAATATTAAGTTACAAATTTTTCACAAACTCCTAAGAGAGCAAATCCCACTGAGATGCAACCTGTTTTTGAAGATCACCTATGTATATCCTATATACATAGATATGTGTGTATACGTAAATACCTACCtatgtgcgtgtgtgcatgtatacacacatacacacatatacatgcttCGTATCACCTAAGAATCTTCCTGTGTTCCTGAACAGGTCAGCACCCTTGTGCTTTAGCTGCAAGACAAACATACCGAGAGCACCTCCATCACAACCAGtgattcctttttttctcctccctgtgaGAGCACTGGCTTGGTCACGCTCTCCAGTAAATAACCGTCTACAAAACAATTCAGACAATTTGCACTACATAACTTGGGTAAAGCTCGAGACTACTTAAAAGAGCTCTCCTTGGTATTGTAAGTTGGTAAGTGTCACAATCCCACtcaaaaacaaaaatgtaaaattgaaAAAGTTAAAATGAGTAACAAAAATCTGAACCAAAGGCAAAAAGATTCAGTTTGGCGGTCTGACAATTCGGCTTGAATGAATCTTAACAGTTTAAGGTTGGTTCCCTCAGAAACATTTGATTGCTATCAAGAAATGTTGTACAATTATGAATTAAATCTATAATGGCCACACAGGGAGAGAAAGCATAACTTTTAAAGTAAATGATTCATAGTTGCTTACAGGGAACATACTGTTCTTAACAGTAATGGCGGCAGAAGCGCAGTAAATTGAAAGATGAAAACTGCCGTTAGACTCCTGTATTTCTCCTCCCGTTGGAGATAACTTATAACATCACTGCATAATGAAACAGCTCAGGTTGGAAGGCATTTCTGCAGGCCACCTAGTGCAAATACCCCACTCacagcagggctaacttcaaagctaGGATGGTTTACTCGCAGCCTTACCCAGCCGAGTTCTTAAAATCTTGATATGAGTGGACTCTTCCATAATTTGAAAATAGTATCACATTGCACACTCAGCATTGCACTTTCCCAGAAAATTACCTAGTGGAAATTTTGGAGTTTCTTCAGAATCATCAGCTCCCTCAGTGGATTCCTTAACTTTTACAGCTTCTCTCGAATCTCCTGGAAAACTGTAGGTAACATCTGGTGATTTATGTTTATCACgtgccttaaattaaaaaaacaaacaaacaaaaccaagcattACGTTTCCTGGCACTGTACTTCAGGCATTAAACTGTCAACACAAAGCAAGCTCTCAAAAGAACTTTCAGTTAAAATTGTGTTGTTTACACTACATACTGCATTGTCAAAGTGAACAAAAGCAAACTACttattttgttttactaataGGAAGGTTCTTACTGGCTTATAGTCCTAagtcagcattttttattttagttcaaaACCAACAATCAGAATTTAGAATATTAGGTAAATTGGCATGTTGTTTCCCAGCTACAAATAGATAACGTAGAGGGGTTTTTGCCACGCTTTGCCTGTGACTTTCAAGCAGACCTCTGTCCACCAGAAAAATACAATACAGTAAGGGAACCAGGAACACATACTGAAGTTaccacagaaacagagaaataatcaGCTGAATGGAAACAACAGGTCTGGATAATCTCCAACGCTATTGTTCCACTTCTACACTTGTCTGGGAAATCTTGACAATGCAACCCACCTCTCAAAATAGTACAGCCAGCAGGGATTTGCCCAGAGAGTGTCTACGCTGTTCATCAACTGTCTAATTCGTGTCAGAACTCCCCAGCATTCatcaaaatattaaattattttgtattaaaacatTCTCTAACAAAAACGTATTATTGAACAATAACTATCACCTTCTCTGTCCAGGTGAACTTGACTGGGGCCTCTGTAATCTGGCTTGTTTATCAAGAATATTGATATTCTTGGCTGGTCTATAAAGATTTGGATAAACCTGCATCTTAATACAACTTGAATTCTTAAAATGAGCCAAAGCTTCAGTTTCCAGGTTTTTTTGTAAGAAATCCACAACAGGTGACTCATTTCCTGGAATCTATCATTGTAATATGGGAAAGAAGAGTTTTGTCACCACTTTTCTACAGCGTCGGACGCTGGGAGAGAGGTTTAATTTGGTAGACTATCCCAACCCGTTTAGGACTTGCATTCAATAGCATAGCTATCGTCTGCACCTAGCGTGGGGCTGAACTGGGGAGTAGGATTGGCAATAAGTGTTGACCTTTGTAGTAGCTACACTGGGTGTCCAGGTGGTTTCCTTTGTCAGTTCAGGCTGAAGAAACagtgctttctcttttcaaatttAGTATGCTCAATTTCCTAATGACAGAAAAGAATAGAAGAGCGATTCTTGAAACAGCCTACAATTCCAgctatttttatatgttttcccACTGAAGGGGAGGTTTATTCCCACGATTCCACTGTAGTTGGTTCCAATTTCAATTTGTTTCTCAGTTGCTGAACGATTGGCAATTTAGCCAGTCCCCGCTGACATTCagttgccctgccctgcccagctgcctgccggggttggagtagccatggtgcctgtcgtgggggtacatctctggatggtattcataaataattgtttaaccttaaacaagacctgaaccacattcaggagacatagcaacaggaccatgctggtttgaacatcccaaagatattcaaaattctcaagagctgttgtaactagcctgaaggagaaagggaaggtaaaggagtgggggaaagtgtccccctgcctcccccatagattggttccccaaggagaaaaggtaaagagtgtaattattaatagtttccaaaaggtggctcccaaggtacagagatgacggcaaCGCCGAGTACAAATACCAGGTTAGTCTCgcaaccaataattttatcatctcataaaccagtgttacacagcGCAGCAAAATGATacccttgatccagctcccagcgGTGATAAACAGCACGACAGGGAACATGTACAGCACGCAAGGTGTTACagaacacaactctgagagcaagcaccacaactttgagagcaaatccGTCAACATTgcgaccagcgactgttaaaccaaggtaatgaatgcttgtaacaaatttgccttgacgCGCTCTGGTCAGgtctgtccttatctcaaccctttgtgccccacgctGGGCACCAAgagaactgttgtggtttaacccggcaggcagctgaacaccacacagccgtccgctcactgcccccccacacagtgggatgggggaaagaatcgggggaaaaaagtaaaattcgtgggttgaggtaaagacagtttaataggacagaaaaggaagggaaaataatagtagtaataatgattaaagaacatacaaaacaagtgatgcacaatgcaattgctcaccacccgccgaccgatgcccagccagttcccgagcagcggtcgccgccccccagccaactccccccagtttatatactgagcatgacgtcccatggtatggaatagccctttggccagtttgggtcagctgtcctggctgtgccccccccccagcttctcgctggcagagcatgaggAGCTgggaagtccttgactagtgtaagcactgctcagcaacaactaaaacatcggtgtgttatcaacattattctggtactaaatccaaaacacagcgctgtaccagctactaggaagaaaatgaactctatcccagccggaaccaggacaGAGACCAAGTGATGGTCTAACTTGGAGAGGATTTCTGGTTCCTAGTGATTAGGTTCAGGCAGTATTGTGCAGACTTAATGAATAACTATAGTGTCTATGAAGTGATCCTTAAAATTCCTGAAGGATTATGAATGCTGTAATCTCTAAGAAGCTTATACTTTGAAGTCTCTTTGATCTTGACAATGTTAGTAATTCAAATGTTCTCTGGATTTGAAAGGTTGACATCCGTTACCAGGATTTTAGAATTCAGATACTGAAGAGCTTATCGCATGAGCTCTACCAGATGGCTGATGGTTAATGGTATCATGTATAGCACTAGCGTCAATGATACCATCAAGAAAAACGTAAACAACAGAACAGACCTTTCAAAAAGAAGTGTCAGTAAGACCTTCCTGACAGACCTTTTGTTTGCTTAGGATGGTACACATTGCCTTAAAGTGATACAGTCGACACCCAGGACAGGAATATCAGAGTATTTCTTAATCATCAACATAACTCATCTGGAAAGGTAAGATACTCACTTCTtcagtcctctttctttcttgctctATTTCATATTCTTCCTTAGATTTTCTGTAGCACAAAACACAAGTAAATACTCAAAACTTCTTTAGTATTAGTGACTTTTAGGTAAATTTAGCATTGCTTAAATATTTGAGGGCTATCGAAACCATTACAAGATAACATGAATTTGTTAGTATCCAAAATACTTCCATGACTTAAATGAAAATGCACTcttaatagaaataaataattatgaTAAACACACAGAACCCACTGTCCTCAatctattttttcctgtgcaaaaatAATCGTGTAAGAATTTCCAGGGCTTATCTATCCCTTGTTTCATTTGCTCGTTTAAAGACAGGAAGGAAAGTATTTCCAGAATACAGAGGGAAAATAGCATAATTTAATACAATGTGAATGGATTAATCTGCTATTATTTGTTTAAGATTATGTTTATATATACGTGAACTGGGAGCGGAGGAGTATCTACAGAAGTTGTATCAGTCCCCACACATCATCTTAGATCATAGCAACAGTCATTGAACGCAACTAAGGAGGAAGCTGTAGAAAGGAATAAAGCCTACTGCAAAAGCAGAATTTGCCTTTCCAAGGCTTTAAGGTTTAGGGTGTTCCCTGAGTGGATTAGAGCTAGTGTGCTCCTATTAACCAGAGACATCTAACCCAGGTCTAACTTTAGGTCTACCTGGAGATTCAGGGGAGAATGGAAATGATGGGGCTCTTAAAGTTCCACATCATTCCATGCATCACCAAGACAGTTCATCGTGGCGGAGCAGTTATCTCTCAGTCTTTAAATATTCCTGATCGCACCCACTGTCTAGCACCATTCATTTTCTCTTAGGTAGGATTTTGACAAGAACATTCCTGTCATCTGTAAGATGAAGGCAGTTTCCTGGAAAAGGCTGGAAGAATTAGGTCCTACatacctttattttttattttaaaataatgtacgAAGTAGGACTGATTCATTTTTTACCTTAGAACCTCCctcagtattttcatttcttcttgttcaATTTCACTGAATACATCAGAACCCTCTGTCAAACAGTCGGGCAACACACCTACAAAAAACGATGACAAAATTTATGCGTTActctaaagaaaattattttgtgctcCATTTGGCATCATTCTtcaggcagagaggaggaaaaacaaacaaacaaacaaaaccccaaacacccatCTAATTCTTCCCCTCTGTAACTGTCTCCAGAAAGATTCTAGATCCTGGGCATCAAGTTGCTAGTAGCAAAAAGGCAAAGGTTTCTGAACTATGAAAGTGTTGACATCTAAGGGCAAAGCATAAGCCATAGCCTGCATTGACCATTATATGGCATTTCCTATAGACTGCAATTCAGCCATGGCTAACTGAACCATTTTCCAATTTAGCTGTTATatgaaatttgaaatttaaaaactatTCTCTGAAAAAACATGCATGCAGtaagaaggcaaaacaaaatgatAAAACTAAAGGCATGGAAGAAAGGAGTGGGTAGATGAAAAGCCTTTCAGAAACATTAAGAGAGCAGCAAAGTTGGGTGTAAAttattctctcttctttaaaAGCACGCATGTATTAGCGTGATAAAGGCCCTAACTTCTGCTTTCTATATGGAGTTTTCATATGTAACTGTACAGTGTGAATGGCAAAGTAAGCACAGCAGATAGTACAGCATCATTGCTATGCAAGTAGCATAATTCAATCAATATTGTCATTGTTGATGAACTGATATAATTGCTTTAACGCTCAAAATTATCACCAAAATTCTTTAACAAAAAACCAAGTCAAGTTTCACAGAAAAATTTAGACAAACAGAACTGAAAGATCTGttaatttaaaaaggaatataGACAGCTGTCACTGAGAATACAAGCCAAGGACTAAGTATTGAAATCCTAGTCCCAGTAAAATCAACTGAATGTTTTCCATTAACTTGAACTGGAATGGAACCAGTATTCGATACTCATTTATGAATGGATTACGTAGTCATCAAAAGAACGCTAAAAAGCTGAAGAGAAGTGAAACCCCACATTTACCACTTCTtaccatttctttctttaatgatTCTAAGAGCTTGCAATtgcatttcaatatttttctgtaccatcatttttttaaatagtctaaAATCTTCTGCTGCCAACACTGTTTGCAAAATGGCCTGTGGGAGGGAAGGTatgcacaaaattaaaaacccTAGAGAAATCATTACCATCTCGGTCTGCTTGAAATCATATTAAGATTTAAATTCTGTGGAGCatgtttttaataattatatttaattctCCTGTCTATTTTTCCAGCCATACAAGTTGAGCTAGTAATCAAGAAAAGAATTTGATGGTTTATGCCTTTAGATCAACACGTCTATCACAATAATACTATCACAAAACCTGGAGGGTTTCCCAGTGTAAGTTTGCAACTGCAATTCATTCGAGTTCCTGAACAAATGCGTAAGCTTGAGTGAGGAATGTGCACTCTGAAGAACATCTAGGAGGAGATAGGTCAACAAAGCCCAATTTAAACTGGCAGCAGAAGCTCCCGCTGCTCTGCCCAATATACCCGAGACAATTCTGAAAGATATCTTTGAGCAGGTGAAGGGCTGCCTAACCACGCCTTGTCTTCTCAAGGCCAATGTTTGTCTTACAGATTTTACTGGTTTATTATAAAATCAgaggaaaacatcttttcttttatgGAATATGTCTATTGTTTTAATCTTTAAGTTTGCTATTGTAAACGGACTGAAGACCAACATAAAGCTGACAAATATGCAAATAAAGGTGGCAGAAACATCCTAAGCTTAGaggtttgttttagaaaatacaaagcaTAGAAGATGAATCTCAAAAGGTATCTGACACCACACAAACATCTGTCGTTATTTTCAAGACACACATTTTTCTGGTCAAAGTTCGCAATATAAACAAACACCTTATGTTTTAGAAAATTACAGTTCTAACAAGAAAACTTTTCAAGGTTTCATCTCCACCCTGCTATATTAGTGAAAAGATAAAGCTAAAAATTAAATCTACGTATTCCTAAACAAAGGAAAACTTACCTGTGAAGTATGTGTCTTTGCAAGAGGAGATGAAAAAGCTTCTTGAAATTTCTCTTCATTAATTCCAACTTCTTTAAGATAGTCTTCTAATAATTTTTCAACCTGTAAGAAAGTATAAGCCTTACTTTCTAAGAGGTTTTTCCCTAAGAATCATATgaaattttttcataattttaagttcttttctgctgacattgtatttttttaaactcaaaggAAAAGCACTGCAGTAGTATAACTGATTTTTCTGATGGGTCAGGCTTTATTTACTTTCATGAACTGttcaaaataagcatttttattgCCAAATTTGATTACTTCTTAATTTAGCTTCTCCAATTTCCAAGAATCTCACTTCTCTACCTTTTCCTCAGACTGCTGGGTAGTATTCCTCATCATTTTTTGCCCTGTAGGTAAAAGGCTTTTTGCCAGCCTGTGTGCCTGAAACCCTTCAGGGTCAGAGCAAAAATGGATGTTGGTCTGTATTTATTCAGTTGATGCTTTTTAACATCAAGTATTATCAAGccttgttaccaaaaaaaaaaaaaaaaatttagaaatctgCATGCGTTGGTTTATAGGTATTTTAAGCATGCTCCAAAAATCCCCTGTAGTTTTTCCTGATAATTGAAAGTTAATTCAAAAGATTTACCAGACTTATTAGTGAACAAAATACAAGTTATACACGTTCTCAGACATCGTGCTGTTTGGCATTTTAACTTGACAGAAAATACGAACATTATCAAGCTTCTAAGTACAGCATTTTAGCTAGcagatatattaattttaatgaaaaaaatgtaagacAGCATAAGAGATGTGACTGTTAGTTTTTCTACGTATCTGGTGTTTAAGCACAAAAATGCATATGACAACTATGACTCAAAGGATTTCTAAACAACACTTATAACAGGCAATATCAATGATAACACAGTCATCTAAATACtactttaacattttaaattatatttcttagAAATCTACCACAAATAGTGAATAACACTCACCAGAGCTTGGTACTCCTGATAAATTTCTGTATAAGACAACTtgctttcttcttcatcatcaaaaactggagggggcgggggggggaaccacaCACACATTTTGGAGTTAGTGTAAACACCACAAATTAACTTATGCCTTAAAGAGAAAGATTAACCTTTACAAGGTAATATATTCAATCATATGAAAATAGAGGCCATGATTGATAATAATAATGTCTTTTTCCACACATTCAGGCTAAGCACATACTTTTGgtatttaatgtaattaaatttcATAATATAATACCGGGAAAACATATCTTCATAATAGAAGCAGATTTCTAAGCAAGTTGAGGATTCAGCAGATACGTGCACTAAAAAGTAAGACAATGTAAGAACTACCATGAACTTGTGTAAGGTTTTTCTAAGATGGCAGATGACATACATAAAGCAGGacattcctctctctctccatggaTTTACATGGAGGATGTATTAATGACttaaaccagtatttttaaaatgccattcatTTAGCGAGAAGCCAAGGCAATGAAGGAAAATGAGATCCTGCCTGCATAAAAACAGATAACCCCAAAGAGGAAATCTGCTGCAggtaagttattttttaattacatctaTCCTGATTTAGACAAAATGGGCATCTGTATAATATAGGCTATATTAATCATATTCATATAAGTTCATATTAAGAACTGTTGACTGGAAATATCAAGCTAATGATCTCTACACTGCAGAATA
Coding sequences within it:
- the CFAP36 gene encoding cilia- and flagella-associated protein 36, which produces MAAEEEGDVEWVVDTIAGFLRGPAWSIPILEFMEQKCEVFDDEEESKLSYTEIYQEYQALVEKLLEDYLKEVGINEEKFQEAFSSPLAKTHTSQAILQTVLAAEDFRLFKKMMVQKNIEMQLQALRIIKERNGVLPDCLTEGSDVFSEIEQEEMKILREVLRKSKEEYEIEQERKRTEEARDKHKSPDVTYSFPGDSREAVKVKESTEGADDSEETPKFPLEESRKSAREDLKPVRPLQKGTESLPRPSCTKGKDDSKKRSAGKCSENAVQKAGMKGPNLSELEEQQLKQREDYLKKKRDMLMATKKESRNNVLLPTNTDQKEEEPSPAEEMSEEKQRLLQKRKMLAEKLKEEVINKR